The following are from one region of the Treponema primitia ZAS-1 genome:
- a CDS encoding nitroreductase family protein, translating to MANSTFEAIFTRRSSRSYTSQRVEDETVANLAKAALAAPSGSNSQPVNVIVVQDTALLLELEKAAVDYFVKAGNEAVVNRNKQRNNKIFYGASTVFFLAVKNGANIDVGIAAENIAIAATSLGLGNIILGLPGVAFNAPETAAYWKAKLGFPDGYEYGTAVAVGYTADTGKPHDIDLSKISYIKS from the coding sequence ATGGCAAATTCTACGTTTGAGGCAATTTTTACCAGAAGGTCCAGCCGTTCTTATACGAGTCAAAGGGTGGAAGATGAAACTGTGGCGAACCTTGCAAAAGCAGCTTTGGCCGCTCCCTCGGGCAGCAACTCCCAACCGGTCAACGTGATTGTAGTACAGGACACGGCATTGCTCCTGGAACTGGAAAAGGCGGCGGTTGACTATTTTGTGAAAGCCGGCAATGAAGCAGTGGTGAACCGTAATAAGCAGCGCAACAATAAGATTTTTTATGGCGCTTCCACTGTTTTTTTTCTTGCGGTGAAGAACGGCGCCAATATTGATGTAGGTATTGCCGCTGAAAATATCGCCATCGCCGCGACCTCCCTTGGACTCGGCAATATCATCCTGGGCCTTCCGGGAGTCGCATTCAATGCCCCCGAAACCGCCGCTTACTGGAAAGCCAAGCTTGGCTTCCCTGACGGTTACGAATACGGCACAGCCGTAGCGGTAGGCTATACCGCCGATACGGGCAAACCCCACGATATCGATTTAAGCAAAATAAGCTATATAAAGTCGTAA